Proteins encoded in a region of the Polynucleobacter antarcticus genome:
- a CDS encoding VOC family protein gives MTKPFKILGIQQIAIGGEDKKKLRTLWVDLLGFDYKSTFVSERENVDEDICAIGQGLNEIEVDLMQPLDVDKKPAVHQTPLNHIGLWVDDLPKAVEWLSAQGLRFAPGGIRKGAAGYDITFVHPKGNAEFPLCGEGVLIELVQAPPDIIVGLSS, from the coding sequence ATGACTAAACCATTCAAAATATTAGGCATTCAGCAAATTGCTATCGGTGGGGAAGATAAAAAAAAGCTACGTACGCTTTGGGTAGACTTATTGGGGTTTGACTATAAGAGTACCTTTGTCTCTGAGCGTGAGAACGTGGACGAGGATATTTGTGCTATTGGCCAGGGCCTTAACGAGATCGAAGTAGATTTGATGCAGCCATTGGATGTAGATAAAAAACCAGCGGTACATCAAACCCCCTTAAATCATATTGGTTTATGGGTAGATGATTTGCCTAAGGCGGTCGAGTGGCTATCCGCTCAGGGCCTTCGGTTTGCACCTGGTGGTATTCGTAAAGGGGCAGCCGGTTATGACATTACCTTCGTACATCCTAAAGGTAATGCAGAATTTCCATTGTGTGGAGAGGGCGTACTAATTGAATTAGTACAGGCGCCACCCGATATTATTGTAGGTCTGAGTTCATAA
- the accC gene encoding acetyl-CoA carboxylase biotin carboxylase subunit yields MFKKILIANRGEIACRVISTAKKMGIKTVAVYSEADREARHVQMADEAVCIGPAPSRESYLVMDRIIQACKDTGAQAVHPGYGFLSENEQFARRCEEEGIVFIGPKYQSIAAMGDKIASKKLALAAKVNTIPGFNEAIDKPEEAVKIAQSIGYPVMIKASAGGGGKGLRVAFNDKEAFEGFSACRTEALNSFGDDRVFIEKFVEGPRHIEIQVLGDAHGNIVYLGERDCSIQRRHQKVIEEAPSPFMDPVTRKAMGEQAVALAKAVNYQSAGTVEFVVGKDKSFYFLEMNTRLQVEHPVTEGITGLDLVEQMIRVAAGEKLAFKQEDIQLSGWSMECRINADDPFRNFLPSTGRLVKYRPPEAINGVRVDTGVYEGGEIPMYYDSMIAKLIVHGKDRSEAIDNMRAALNDFVIRGIHSNIPFQAALLQHPRFISGDFTTGFIAEEYPDGFKKDSVQPADPKRLAALAAFMRYRYLEHIQMIDGQLAGHEMTIAKQFVVVTGARVGSNETIQEVPIRVEFKDATYSVYIEEQNDISRYDIVSDWRPGQICLRATINGSKKITAQVVRRGVKYALVLDGAHFECMVLSRLGAELQRLMPVKLPPDTSKLVMSPMPGLLSNVSVKVGESVTAGQKLAAIEAMKMENTLVAAQDGVIAEICANVGESLAVDQLIIRFE; encoded by the coding sequence ATGTTTAAGAAAATTCTGATTGCTAATCGTGGTGAGATTGCTTGCCGAGTGATCAGCACCGCTAAAAAAATGGGTATCAAGACGGTAGCTGTCTACTCCGAGGCTGATAGAGAAGCACGCCATGTTCAAATGGCAGATGAAGCTGTGTGCATTGGCCCTGCGCCATCACGTGAATCCTATCTAGTGATGGATCGCATTATTCAAGCTTGCAAAGATACTGGTGCGCAAGCAGTCCATCCTGGCTATGGCTTCTTATCTGAGAATGAGCAATTTGCTCGGCGCTGCGAAGAGGAGGGTATTGTATTTATTGGCCCTAAATATCAATCGATTGCAGCCATGGGTGACAAGATTGCCTCTAAAAAATTAGCCCTAGCAGCTAAGGTAAATACGATTCCTGGCTTTAATGAAGCGATTGATAAGCCAGAAGAAGCGGTCAAGATTGCACAGAGTATTGGTTATCCCGTGATGATCAAAGCTTCTGCAGGCGGTGGTGGTAAAGGCTTGCGAGTAGCGTTTAATGACAAAGAAGCCTTTGAAGGATTTTCAGCCTGTCGTACTGAGGCGCTAAATAGCTTTGGTGATGATCGTGTCTTCATTGAGAAGTTTGTTGAAGGCCCGCGCCATATAGAAATTCAGGTATTGGGTGATGCGCATGGAAATATCGTTTATCTCGGTGAACGAGATTGCTCGATACAGCGTCGTCACCAAAAAGTCATCGAAGAGGCTCCATCCCCCTTTATGGACCCAGTTACTCGCAAGGCTATGGGTGAACAGGCCGTAGCTTTAGCGAAGGCTGTCAACTATCAATCTGCAGGTACTGTGGAATTTGTTGTTGGTAAAGATAAGTCCTTTTACTTTTTAGAGATGAATACCCGTTTACAGGTAGAGCACCCTGTCACAGAAGGTATCACTGGTCTTGACTTAGTAGAACAAATGATTCGGGTGGCTGCCGGTGAAAAACTGGCATTTAAACAAGAAGATATCCAGTTAAGCGGTTGGTCTATGGAGTGCCGTATTAATGCAGATGATCCATTTCGTAACTTCTTGCCCTCTACGGGTCGCTTAGTTAAATATCGTCCGCCTGAGGCAATTAATGGAGTCAGGGTTGATACAGGAGTCTATGAGGGTGGCGAGATTCCGATGTATTACGACTCGATGATTGCGAAATTAATTGTTCATGGCAAAGACCGTTCAGAAGCGATCGACAATATGCGCGCTGCATTAAATGATTTTGTGATTCGTGGCATTCATTCAAATATTCCTTTTCAAGCTGCTTTGTTACAGCATCCACGCTTTATTTCGGGTGATTTCACTACGGGATTTATTGCCGAAGAATATCCAGATGGCTTTAAGAAAGACTCTGTTCAACCCGCGGATCCTAAGCGACTTGCTGCGCTAGCAGCATTCATGCGCTATCGGTATCTAGAGCATATTCAAATGATCGATGGTCAATTGGCTGGCCATGAAATGACTATTGCAAAACAGTTTGTAGTTGTTACTGGTGCTCGCGTAGGCTCTAACGAAACTATTCAAGAAGTGCCTATCCGTGTTGAGTTTAAAGACGCTACCTATTCTGTATATATTGAAGAGCAGAATGACATTAGTCGCTATGACATCGTGAGTGATTGGCGTCCAGGACAAATTTGTTTGCGCGCTACTATCAATGGTAGTAAAAAAATTACCGCTCAAGTTGTCCGCCGTGGCGTCAAATATGCACTGGTCTTAGATGGTGCTCATTTTGAATGTATGGTTTTAAGTCGTTTAGGTGCTGAGCTACAGCGATTGATGCCAGTGAAGCTTCCACCCGATACTTCTAAGCTCGTTATGTCACCGATGCCAGGCTTACTGAGTAATGTATCCGTCAAAGTTGGCGAGAGCGTTACCGCTGGACAGAAATTGGCGGCAATTGAAGCGATGAAAATGGAGAACACCTTAGTTGCGGCACAAGATGGTGTGATAGCGGAGATTTGTGCGAATGTCGGTGAGAGTTTGGCAGTGGATCAACTTATTATTCGTTTTGAGTGA
- a CDS encoding acyl-CoA carboxylase subunit beta, with translation MKEIIQQLEAKRELARMGGGQKRIQAQHSKGKLTARERIELLLDAGSFEEWDMFVEHRCHDFGMDEQTVPGDGVVTGYGMINGRLVFVFSQDFTVLGGSLSEAHAEKICKIMDQALKVGAPVIGLNDSGGARIQEGVASLGGYAEIFQRNVTASGVIPQISLIMGPCAGGAVYSPALTDFIFMVKDSSYMFVTGPEVVKTVTHEDVTAEELGGAITHSTVSGVCDLAFDNDVDAIMMLRRFFNYLPLSNREGPPTIHGAMRTEEPDFSLDTLVPSNPNQPYDMKELISKVVDDGEFFELQPDYAKNILIGFARMEGRTIGIVANQPLVLAGCLDIKASIKAARFVRFCDAFNIPVVTLVDVPGFMPGTAQEYGGIIKHGAKLLYAYADCTVPKVTLITRKAYGGAYDVMASKHLRGDVNFAWPSAEIAVMGPKGAVEIIFREEKSDPAKITAREAEYKAKFANPFVAGRRGYIDDVILPHETRKRISRSLAMLKDKVLTNPVRKHGNIPL, from the coding sequence ATGAAGGAAATCATTCAACAGCTTGAAGCCAAGCGCGAACTTGCCCGAATGGGCGGCGGGCAAAAACGCATTCAGGCTCAGCACTCCAAAGGTAAGTTAACAGCTCGAGAGCGCATTGAGTTGCTATTAGATGCTGGCAGCTTCGAAGAGTGGGATATGTTCGTTGAGCATCGTTGTCATGATTTTGGTATGGATGAGCAAACGGTTCCCGGTGATGGTGTGGTCACAGGCTACGGCATGATTAATGGCCGTCTCGTGTTTGTTTTTTCACAAGACTTCACAGTATTGGGTGGCTCACTTTCAGAGGCTCATGCTGAAAAGATTTGCAAAATCATGGATCAGGCCTTAAAGGTTGGCGCCCCAGTAATTGGACTCAATGATTCCGGTGGTGCGCGAATTCAAGAAGGAGTTGCTTCTTTAGGTGGCTATGCAGAAATTTTCCAACGCAATGTTACTGCTTCTGGTGTGATTCCTCAGATTTCATTAATCATGGGCCCCTGTGCAGGTGGCGCGGTGTATTCACCCGCATTAACGGACTTCATCTTCATGGTAAAAGACAGTTCGTATATGTTTGTTACTGGCCCAGAAGTCGTAAAGACCGTAACCCATGAAGATGTGACAGCGGAGGAGTTGGGGGGTGCCATCACGCACTCAACAGTTTCAGGCGTATGCGATCTGGCATTTGATAATGACGTAGATGCCATCATGATGTTGCGCCGCTTCTTTAATTATTTGCCCTTATCAAATCGTGAAGGCCCACCCACTATACATGGTGCGATGCGCACTGAAGAGCCAGATTTTTCTCTAGATACTTTAGTTCCGAGTAATCCTAATCAACCATATGATATGAAAGAGCTCATCAGTAAGGTGGTCGATGACGGTGAGTTCTTTGAGCTACAGCCTGATTACGCTAAAAATATTCTGATTGGTTTTGCCAGAATGGAAGGCCGTACGATTGGCATTGTAGCCAATCAACCCTTGGTATTGGCTGGTTGTTTAGATATCAAAGCCTCCATCAAGGCTGCCCGTTTCGTGCGTTTTTGCGATGCCTTTAATATTCCTGTAGTGACTTTAGTGGATGTGCCTGGTTTTATGCCAGGAACTGCACAAGAGTATGGCGGCATCATTAAGCATGGCGCAAAGTTACTGTATGCCTATGCAGATTGCACTGTCCCAAAAGTTACCCTCATTACGCGTAAAGCCTATGGCGGTGCTTATGATGTCATGGCCTCAAAGCATCTACGGGGTGATGTGAATTTTGCTTGGCCTTCTGCTGAAATTGCTGTGATGGGTCCTAAAGGTGCAGTAGAAATTATTTTCCGTGAAGAAAAATCGGATCCTGCGAAGATTACTGCACGGGAAGCGGAGTACAAAGCGAAGTTTGCCAATCCATTTGTTGCTGGGCGTCGTGGCTATATTGATGATGTGATCTTGCCTCATGAAACACGCAAACGTATTTCCCGCTCTTTAGCCATGCTCAAAGATAAAGTGCTAACTAATCCAGTCCGTAAACACGGCAATATTCCTCTTTAA
- the meaB gene encoding methylmalonyl Co-A mutase-associated GTPase MeaB: MLHSVDQILLDDLTGLPCSAQRRALAKIITLLESTRLDHRHRADEVLNALLPKTGKSFRLGISGVPGVGKSTLIETLGLYLIEQGHRVAVLAIDPSSSISGGSILGDKTRMERLSVLDGAFIRPSPSSGTLGGVAEKTREAMLVAEAAGFDVVIVETVGVGQSEIAVAGMTDMFLLMQLPNAGDDLQAIKKGVMEIADLIVINKVDIDADAAMRAQLFITSSLRLLGFQGNPDHASNDQKLWHPLVMTMSALQGNGVKELWEKIQQFKQLQTTNGKLQSRRQQQAGAWMWDRVDAGLKNAFRNNPAVQTLLPGFIAEVNQGTMAPSVAARRLLEAMGHEFF, from the coding sequence ATGCTCCATTCAGTTGACCAGATCTTGTTGGATGATCTCACTGGGTTGCCTTGTTCTGCACAGCGTCGTGCTTTGGCAAAAATCATTACCTTATTAGAGTCCACTCGTTTAGATCATCGCCATCGTGCAGATGAGGTACTCAATGCCTTATTACCTAAAACTGGTAAATCCTTTCGATTGGGGATCTCAGGAGTGCCTGGTGTTGGCAAATCTACTTTAATTGAAACTCTAGGACTGTATCTCATAGAGCAAGGTCATCGCGTGGCTGTATTAGCGATTGATCCATCATCAAGCATCTCTGGCGGATCTATTTTGGGTGATAAGACCCGCATGGAAAGATTATCAGTATTAGATGGCGCATTCATACGCCCAAGTCCATCCTCCGGAACCTTAGGTGGTGTAGCTGAAAAAACCCGTGAAGCGATGTTGGTTGCAGAGGCCGCAGGTTTTGACGTAGTCATTGTCGAGACGGTGGGTGTCGGGCAAAGTGAAATTGCTGTAGCAGGAATGACAGATATGTTCTTACTGATGCAGCTACCGAATGCGGGTGATGATCTTCAAGCGATCAAAAAAGGGGTGATGGAGATCGCTGATCTTATCGTGATTAATAAAGTGGATATTGATGCCGATGCTGCGATGCGGGCGCAATTGTTTATTACGAGCTCATTACGTTTATTGGGTTTTCAGGGTAATCCAGACCATGCCTCCAACGATCAAAAATTATGGCATCCCTTAGTGATGACAATGAGTGCCCTACAGGGCAACGGCGTTAAGGAGCTGTGGGAAAAAATTCAGCAATTTAAGCAACTTCAAACTACGAATGGCAAGTTGCAATCACGTCGTCAACAGCAAGCTGGGGCATGGATGTGGGACAGGGTAGATGCAGGACTTAAGAATGCATTTCGGAATAATCCAGCGGTACAAACACTTTTACCTGGCTTCATTGCTGAAGTAAATCAGGGCACCATGGCGCCATCAGTTGCAGCAAGACGTTTACTCGAAGCCATGGGACATGAATTTTTTTAA
- the scpA gene encoding methylmalonyl-CoA mutase, whose translation MSNGEKKAVSTVWPEVPNSDLDDWKKSAQKSAPNGSVEALGWNTPDGIHLKALYTSQDLEGLQYTNSLPGFEPFVRGPQATMYSVRPWTIRQYAGFSTAEESNAFYRKALDAGGQGVSVAFDLATHRGYDSDHPRVTGDVGKAGVAIDSVEDMKILFDGIPLDKVSVSMTMNGAVLPVLAGYIVAGEEQGVKQELLSGTIQNDILKEFMVRNTYIYPPEPSIRIIGDIIEYTAKHMPKFNSISISGYHMQEAGANQVLELAFTLADGKEYVNTALTKGLDVDQFAGRLSFFFAIGMNFYLEVAKLRAARLLWWRIMKSFEPKNPKSLMLRTHCQTSGWSLTEQDPYNNVVRTTVEAMAAVFGGTQSLHTNSFDEAIALPSATSSRIARNTQLILQEETHITSVIDPWAGSYMMENLTQEMADKAWEIIQEVDAMGGMTKAVESGWAKLKIEAAAAEKQAKIDSGSDVIVGVNKYKLAKEDLVDVFMIDNDKVRESQVARLKEIKAKRDSKKVEAALEALTKAAEEGSGNLLELSVQAIRLRATVGEVSDALEKIYGRHRADTQKVTGVYAAAYDSAEGWDKLKVEIADFAKDFGRRPRVMIAKLGQDGHDRGAKVVATAFADLGFDVDIGPLFQTPEECARQAIENDVHALGVSTLAAGHKTLVPAIIAELRKQGADDIIVFVGGVIPRQDYEFLYEAGVKGIYGPGTPIPASAKDVLEQIRQSVKLN comes from the coding sequence ATGAGTAACGGTGAAAAGAAGGCAGTTTCAACAGTTTGGCCAGAAGTGCCTAATAGTGACTTAGACGATTGGAAAAAATCCGCCCAAAAATCAGCGCCGAATGGAAGTGTAGAAGCTCTTGGTTGGAATACGCCAGATGGCATTCATCTAAAAGCTTTGTATACCTCCCAAGATTTAGAGGGTCTTCAGTACACCAATTCATTGCCGGGATTTGAACCCTTTGTGCGCGGCCCCCAAGCAACGATGTACTCAGTACGACCCTGGACTATCCGTCAATACGCTGGGTTTTCAACTGCTGAAGAATCGAATGCCTTTTATCGCAAAGCACTAGACGCTGGAGGTCAGGGTGTGTCTGTTGCATTTGATCTAGCCACCCATCGTGGCTATGACTCAGATCATCCTCGGGTAACTGGTGATGTAGGTAAGGCTGGGGTAGCTATTGATTCTGTTGAGGATATGAAAATTTTATTTGATGGCATTCCATTGGATAAGGTGTCTGTGTCGATGACGATGAACGGCGCTGTATTACCAGTATTAGCTGGTTATATCGTGGCCGGTGAAGAGCAAGGCGTAAAGCAAGAGTTGTTATCCGGCACGATTCAGAATGACATTCTGAAAGAATTCATGGTGCGTAATACCTATATTTACCCACCAGAGCCTTCGATTCGGATCATCGGTGACATCATTGAATACACCGCGAAGCATATGCCGAAATTTAATTCGATTTCTATTTCGGGTTATCACATGCAAGAGGCAGGCGCTAATCAAGTGCTTGAGTTGGCATTCACTTTGGCCGATGGCAAAGAGTACGTCAATACAGCACTGACTAAGGGTCTTGATGTCGATCAATTTGCTGGACGTCTTTCTTTCTTCTTTGCAATTGGCATGAACTTTTATCTTGAGGTGGCCAAACTCAGAGCGGCACGACTGCTTTGGTGGCGCATTATGAAATCCTTTGAGCCTAAAAACCCTAAATCATTGATGTTACGCACGCATTGCCAAACATCGGGCTGGTCATTGACCGAACAAGATCCTTATAACAATGTAGTACGCACCACAGTAGAAGCGATGGCCGCCGTATTTGGCGGTACCCAATCGTTACATACCAACTCATTTGATGAGGCGATTGCTTTACCTTCTGCGACATCAAGTCGCATTGCACGTAACACCCAACTTATTTTGCAGGAAGAGACCCATATTACAAGTGTGATCGATCCATGGGCGGGTTCGTACATGATGGAAAACCTCACCCAAGAAATGGCTGACAAAGCCTGGGAAATCATTCAAGAAGTCGATGCGATGGGCGGTATGACCAAGGCAGTTGAAAGTGGTTGGGCCAAGTTAAAGATCGAGGCTGCCGCTGCTGAGAAGCAAGCAAAAATTGATTCTGGTTCGGATGTCATCGTTGGCGTAAATAAATATAAGCTCGCTAAAGAAGATCTCGTTGATGTATTTATGATCGACAACGATAAGGTTCGTGAAAGTCAAGTAGCTCGTCTGAAAGAGATCAAAGCAAAACGCGATAGTAAAAAAGTTGAGGCGGCCTTAGAGGCTCTTACTAAAGCAGCAGAAGAGGGCTCTGGTAATTTATTGGAATTATCCGTTCAGGCTATACGTTTGCGAGCGACTGTAGGTGAAGTATCTGACGCATTAGAAAAAATCTACGGGCGCCATCGCGCCGATACTCAAAAGGTGACTGGTGTGTATGCAGCTGCTTACGACTCAGCAGAAGGCTGGGACAAATTGAAAGTCGAAATCGCCGATTTCGCTAAAGACTTTGGGCGCCGTCCACGCGTCATGATTGCAAAGTTAGGCCAAGATGGGCATGATCGCGGTGCAAAAGTGGTGGCTACAGCATTTGCAGATTTAGGTTTTGATGTGGATATTGGCCCTTTATTTCAGACACCGGAAGAGTGTGCTCGCCAAGCGATTGAGAACGATGTTCATGCATTAGGAGTGTCCACTCTTGCTGCAGGACATAAGACTTTAGTGCCTGCCATCATTGCAGAGCTCAGAAAGCAAGGGGCTGACGACATCATTGTCTTCGTTGGTGGTGTTATCCCAAGACAAGATTATGAATTTCTTTATGAGGCCGGTGTGAAGGGCATTTATGGCCCAGGAACCCCGATACCAGCTTCTGCAAAAGATGTGCTTGAGCAGATTCGCCAATCTGTAAAACTAAACTAA
- a CDS encoding GntR family transcriptional regulator gives MNNKLMNRPLYEDVAERLREQIFAHELSPGSWLDEQSLALQFGISRTPMREAIKVLASEGLVTTKMNRGAYVTEVQRKDLEQIFTVLSLLEGQAAKETALKATEDQLTALDNLHQRLEKAAADRDIEQFFEINVKFHDLIQEIADNPWMNGVIIDLRKVLKLQRRDSLLRSGRLLSSLTEHRAILEAILKRDPEAAEAAMGKHMARGLEAAQ, from the coding sequence ATGAACAACAAACTCATGAATAGACCTCTCTATGAGGATGTAGCAGAAAGACTGCGTGAGCAGATCTTTGCCCATGAATTAAGCCCTGGAAGTTGGCTAGATGAACAGAGCCTGGCACTACAGTTCGGAATCAGTCGGACGCCCATGCGCGAAGCCATAAAAGTATTAGCCTCTGAAGGTCTGGTGACCACAAAAATGAACCGTGGCGCCTATGTAACAGAGGTGCAAAGGAAAGATTTAGAGCAGATCTTCACTGTCTTGTCACTCTTAGAAGGACAAGCAGCCAAAGAAACCGCACTGAAGGCCACTGAGGATCAGCTGACTGCATTAGATAATTTGCATCAACGCCTAGAAAAGGCTGCTGCAGATCGCGATATTGAGCAATTCTTTGAAATTAATGTGAAATTTCATGATTTGATCCAAGAGATTGCTGATAATCCCTGGATGAATGGGGTCATTATAGATTTGCGCAAAGTACTCAAACTACAAAGACGAGATTCGCTCTTACGTTCAGGGCGTCTATTAAGCTCGCTGACCGAGCATCGCGCCATTTTGGAGGCCATTCTTAAGCGTGATCCAGAGGCAGCAGAGGCTGCGATGGGCAAACATATGGCTCGTGGCCTTGAGGCTGCACAATAA
- a CDS encoding c-type cytochrome: MMMKAALLTSVLLSSIGLAQANSIDKGRALAEKGNCAACHGVGLNAPIMPVYPKLAGQYADYTYYALLAYKVGNSNAQFGRNNAIMSSQVQPYSDADMRDLAAYIASLPGNFVVKR, from the coding sequence ATGATGATGAAAGCCGCGCTACTTACCTCTGTTTTATTGTCCAGTATTGGCTTGGCCCAAGCCAACAGCATCGATAAGGGCCGCGCCCTTGCTGAAAAAGGCAACTGTGCAGCATGTCATGGTGTTGGGTTGAATGCCCCGATCATGCCGGTGTATCCCAAGTTGGCCGGTCAGTACGCTGATTACACCTACTATGCTTTATTGGCCTACAAGGTAGGCAATAGCAATGCGCAGTTCGGGCGAAACAACGCCATTATGTCCTCACAAGTGCAACCTTATTCAGATGCCGATATGCGCGACCTTGCTGCTTATATCGCTTCTTTACCTGGAAATTTTGTAGTTAAAAGGTAG
- a CDS encoding c-type cytochrome, giving the protein MISMKKHSILSQHIAGVIIALASLSVQAADLQGSAQAGQAKVWLCVGCHAIPDYRADYPIVYKVPMIGGQSGAYIASSLAAYKKGERKHPTMRAIAGSLSDQDMVDIGEYYAAQTASSPKNPLK; this is encoded by the coding sequence ATGATTTCTATGAAAAAGCACTCCATTCTTTCTCAGCATATAGCCGGCGTCATAATTGCCTTGGCGAGCCTTTCAGTTCAAGCTGCAGATTTGCAAGGCTCTGCTCAAGCTGGACAAGCTAAGGTATGGCTTTGTGTTGGTTGCCACGCTATTCCTGACTATCGGGCTGATTACCCCATCGTATATAAGGTTCCGATGATTGGAGGCCAAAGCGGGGCCTACATTGCCAGTTCCTTGGCTGCCTACAAAAAGGGCGAAAGAAAGCATCCTACAATGCGTGCTATCGCTGGCAGTTTATCTGACCAAGACATGGTCGATATTGGCGAATACTACGCTGCGCAAACTGCCAGCTCACCTAAAAATCCACTGAAGTGA
- a CDS encoding RidA family protein: MTNLISNRLKTLGIDLPPPGPPAAAYVMAATTGNTVFLSGHIAKRDGKPWVGKLGLDMDTESGKAAARLIAMDLLSTLQHHLGSLDKVKRIVKVMGLVNSTSEYTEQHLVINGCSELLFEVFGEAGKHARSAFGVAQIPLGACVEIELIAEI, translated from the coding sequence ATGACAAACCTTATCAGCAATCGCCTAAAAACTCTTGGAATTGATTTACCTCCTCCAGGACCTCCTGCAGCTGCTTATGTGATGGCTGCAACTACCGGCAACACTGTTTTTCTTTCTGGCCACATTGCTAAGAGAGACGGAAAACCTTGGGTGGGCAAGCTTGGCTTGGATATGGATACTGAATCAGGCAAAGCTGCCGCTAGGTTGATTGCAATGGATTTGCTATCAACGCTTCAACATCATCTCGGTTCGCTAGATAAAGTGAAGCGTATTGTGAAAGTCATGGGTCTCGTGAACTCCACATCCGAATATACAGAACAACACTTGGTCATCAACGGCTGCTCAGAACTACTCTTTGAAGTTTTTGGTGAGGCAGGTAAACATGCTCGTAGCGCATTTGGTGTGGCTCAAATTCCGCTTGGGGCTTGTGTCGAAATTGAGTTAATTGCCGAGATTTAA
- a CDS encoding nucleotidyltransferase family protein: MTKPKLSHTSPCRLAVLLLAAGEGSRLGSYPKALLKKRGLTLLQRFMESIEDFSPLELIVVTGFHAEVIESTLDELAVLMPPKMSSVMKVCRNLEPARGQAASVRLGLESLQSEYDVLLVALSDQPEIEAAEIQDLLDAFSVRSTDQEMLLPMVGTRRGNPVLFSRKAINAILAIPGMTCRPYMDAHPAQVGQMQTHKQAFILDVDTPEDIQMHQLTRS, from the coding sequence ATGACAAAACCCAAGCTAAGTCACACGTCCCCATGCCGCCTAGCAGTCTTATTGCTTGCTGCAGGCGAGGGCAGTCGCTTAGGCTCCTATCCAAAAGCGTTGCTAAAAAAAAGAGGTCTAACACTGTTGCAGCGCTTTATGGAGTCTATTGAAGACTTTTCTCCACTAGAGTTGATTGTTGTCACGGGATTTCATGCCGAGGTAATTGAGTCTACGTTAGATGAGTTGGCTGTCCTCATGCCTCCAAAGATGAGTAGCGTCATGAAGGTATGTCGCAATCTTGAGCCGGCAAGAGGCCAGGCCGCATCGGTGCGCTTGGGTCTAGAGTCGCTGCAAAGTGAGTACGATGTTTTGCTAGTTGCCTTATCTGATCAACCTGAAATTGAGGCTGCGGAAATCCAAGATTTATTGGACGCCTTTTCTGTTCGAAGTACCGATCAGGAAATGCTGTTGCCGATGGTAGGTACTCGCAGAGGAAACCCTGTCTTATTTTCTAGGAAGGCGATTAATGCAATCTTGGCTATTCCAGGGATGACTTGTCGCCCGTATATGGATGCTCATCCAGCGCAGGTTGGGCAAATGCAAACGCATAAGCAAGCTTTTATATTGGATGTTGATACACCTGAAGACATCCAAATGCATCAACTCACTCGTAGTTAA